The following proteins come from a genomic window of Alkalinema sp. FACHB-956:
- a CDS encoding pyridoxine 5'-phosphate synthase, producing MPTLGVNIDHIATLRQARRTVEPDPVAAAVLAELAGADGITVHLREDRRHIQDRDVRLLRQTVRTHLNLEMAATDEMVAIALDIKPDYVTLVPERREEVTTEGGLDVAGQLPRMKEVVQALQGAGIPVSLFIDADDEQITASAASGSKFIELHTGRYAEAKTEVERNQELQMLSQGCEWAIAAGLRVNAGHGLTYWNVYPVACLPGMEELNIGHTIISRASLVGMERAVKEMKLAIQGDL from the coding sequence TTGCCTACCCTTGGAGTCAACATTGATCACATTGCCACCTTGCGCCAAGCTCGCCGTACCGTTGAGCCGGATCCTGTAGCCGCTGCCGTTCTCGCAGAATTAGCAGGGGCCGATGGGATTACAGTTCATTTGCGGGAAGATCGACGGCATATCCAAGATCGCGATGTACGCTTGCTGCGCCAAACCGTGCGGACCCATTTGAATCTAGAAATGGCCGCAACCGATGAAATGGTGGCGATCGCCCTCGACATCAAACCGGACTACGTCACCTTGGTGCCGGAACGCCGCGAAGAAGTCACCACGGAAGGGGGCCTCGATGTGGCAGGTCAGCTGCCTCGCATGAAAGAAGTGGTACAAGCCCTTCAAGGTGCCGGGATTCCAGTCAGCCTGTTTATTGACGCTGATGATGAGCAAATCACGGCCTCAGCCGCCAGTGGCTCAAAGTTTATCGAACTTCACACCGGACGCTATGCCGAAGCCAAAACCGAAGTAGAGCGCAACCAGGAATTGCAAATGCTTTCTCAAGGGTGTGAGTGGGCGATCGCCGCTGGACTCCGGGTCAATGCAGGGCACGGACTGACCTATTGGAATGTTTATCCCGTCGCTTGTCTCCCAGGCATGGAAGAATTAAACATTGGGCATACCATCATTAGCCGTGCATCATTAGTTGGGATGGAACGGGCTGTGAAAGAAATGAAACTTGCGATTCAAGGAGACCTATAA
- a CDS encoding divergent PAP2 family protein: protein MQSLSAIFDNHVLVIAIASCLLAQATKLIIEFAMHGKLNVRVLVETGGMPSSHSALVTSLATGIGLTQGWDSAEFAIATVFAFIVMYDAAGVRQAAGKQAKILNQLIDELFQGDHQLTETRLKELLGHTPVQVIVGSIMGIAISFLSEMGSTGQLAWVRQMWVGG from the coding sequence ATGCAGTCCCTGAGTGCTATCTTTGACAACCACGTTTTAGTTATTGCGATCGCGTCTTGCTTGCTTGCTCAAGCAACCAAGTTGATCATCGAGTTTGCGATGCATGGCAAGTTGAATGTGCGTGTCTTGGTGGAAACGGGTGGTATGCCCAGTTCCCACTCTGCCCTAGTTACCTCCCTAGCAACGGGAATTGGTTTAACCCAGGGCTGGGACAGTGCAGAATTTGCGATCGCGACGGTATTTGCCTTTATCGTCATGTACGATGCAGCAGGTGTCCGTCAAGCAGCAGGCAAGCAAGCGAAAATCCTCAACCAACTGATTGATGAGCTCTTTCAAGGTGACCACCAGTTAACCGAAACTCGCCTGAAAGAACTGTTAGGTCATACCCCGGTTCAGGTCATTGTTGGCTCGATCATGGGCATTGCCATTTCCTTCCTCTCGGAAATGGGCAGCACGGGGCAGTTGGCTTGGGTGCGTCAGATGTGGGTAGGGGGCTAA
- a CDS encoding MgPME-cyclase complex family protein, protein MTTYYYVLASKKFMLEEEPTHEIIRERHRNYQENEKEIDFWVIEQPAFLEAPEFADINAQVPKPAAAIVSTNKQFIIWLKLRLEYVITGEFQQSETIPNPLASLASV, encoded by the coding sequence ATGACGACCTACTACTACGTTTTAGCAAGCAAAAAATTCATGCTTGAAGAAGAGCCCACCCACGAAATCATTCGGGAGCGGCATCGCAACTATCAAGAGAACGAGAAGGAAATTGACTTTTGGGTGATTGAGCAGCCTGCTTTTTTAGAAGCGCCGGAATTTGCAGACATTAATGCCCAGGTGCCCAAGCCCGCCGCCGCGATCGTGTCTACCAACAAGCAGTTCATCATTTGGTTGAAGCTGCGTTTAGAATATGTCATCACAGGCGAGTTTCAGCAGTCTGAGACGATTCCCAATCCGCTCGCTTCCCTGGCATCGGTCTAG
- the crtE gene encoding geranylgeranyl diphosphate synthase CrtE, with translation MVVAGEKSSFNLKTYLAEKQALVEAALDQSIALAYPETIYESMRYSLMAGGKRLRPILCLATCELMGGNTEMAMATACALEMVHTMSLIHDDLPSMDNDDFRRGKPTNHKVYGEAIAILAGDALLSYAFEYVAKETQGVPADRILDVVMLLGRAFARLVDGQVVDLQSEGNAAIGLETLTFIHNNKTSALLEASVLSGAILAGASDADQEKLLRYAKNIGLAFQIVDDILDITATTEELGKSAGKDLQADKTTYPKLWGIEESRRQAEDLVAKAKAELSGFGSAADPLIAIADYITARKN, from the coding sequence ATGGTTGTTGCTGGTGAAAAGTCAAGTTTTAATCTCAAGACCTATCTCGCTGAGAAACAAGCGCTGGTAGAAGCTGCTCTCGACCAATCGATCGCCCTCGCCTACCCTGAAACGATCTATGAATCCATGCGCTACTCCCTGATGGCGGGGGGCAAGCGCCTGCGACCCATTCTCTGCCTTGCAACCTGTGAATTAATGGGCGGCAATACCGAAATGGCGATGGCCACGGCCTGTGCGTTGGAAATGGTGCATACCATGTCCCTGATCCATGATGATTTGCCCTCCATGGATAACGATGACTTCCGCCGGGGCAAACCAACCAATCATAAGGTTTACGGTGAGGCGATCGCGATTTTGGCGGGGGATGCGCTGCTGTCCTATGCCTTTGAGTACGTGGCGAAGGAAACCCAAGGCGTCCCTGCCGATCGGATTTTGGATGTGGTGATGCTCCTGGGACGGGCCTTTGCCCGCTTAGTCGATGGCCAAGTGGTCGATCTGCAATCGGAGGGTAATGCAGCGATCGGTCTGGAAACTCTGACGTTTATCCACAACAACAAAACATCAGCGCTCTTGGAAGCCTCCGTCCTGAGTGGGGCCATCCTGGCGGGAGCCTCCGACGCGGATCAGGAAAAACTGTTGCGCTACGCTAAAAACATCGGTTTAGCCTTCCAAATTGTGGATGACATTCTCGACATTACTGCCACCACCGAAGAACTGGGTAAATCCGCCGGGAAAGATCTACAAGCGGACAAGACCACCTATCCCAAGCTGTGGGGTATCGAAGAATCGCGCCGCCAAGCGGAAGACCTCGTAGCGAAGGCCAAGGCAGAACTGAGCGGTTTTGGGTCAGCAGCAGACCCGCTGATTGCGATCGCGGACTATATTACTGCGCGCAAAAATTAA
- a CDS encoding prephenate/arogenate dehydrogenase encodes MTELSKSTDSIRNFNRTDLITTVDKANRVRTVGIVGLGLIGGSLGLDLRSRGYRVIGVSQRASTCETAELRGVVDRASPDLSILADTEVVFLCTPLSHLESMAQRLIPYLDPETILTDVGSVKTPIVEAIQGLWNNFVGGHPMAGTAESGINAAIPNLFVGNPYVVTPTVKTPNRAIAVVSTIAQDLGAILYSATPEAHDRAVAWISHSPVMISASLIAACLKEADAEVLQLAQNLASSGFRDTSRVGGGNPELGLLMAQLNRSEVLRSLDAYRQQLDQVIQHIQQENWETLGEILQKTQEERPKFLRKAT; translated from the coding sequence ATGACTGAACTATCTAAGAGCACGGATTCGATTCGCAACTTCAATCGCACGGATTTAATCACCACAGTGGACAAGGCGAACAGGGTTCGCACGGTTGGCATTGTTGGTTTGGGGCTTATCGGGGGATCGTTAGGATTAGATTTACGATCGCGGGGCTATCGGGTCATTGGCGTCAGTCAACGGGCTAGCACCTGCGAAACAGCAGAATTGCGAGGCGTTGTCGATCGCGCAAGTCCTGATTTATCCATCCTTGCAGACACTGAAGTTGTCTTTCTATGCACCCCACTCTCTCACCTAGAATCAATGGCACAACGCCTCATTCCGTATCTCGATCCAGAAACTATTTTGACGGATGTCGGGTCCGTTAAGACTCCGATTGTAGAGGCAATCCAAGGTTTGTGGAATAACTTTGTCGGTGGGCACCCCATGGCGGGTACAGCGGAAAGTGGAATTAACGCTGCAATCCCCAACTTATTTGTGGGTAATCCCTACGTAGTGACACCGACCGTCAAAACACCGAATCGTGCGATCGCTGTGGTCAGTACCATTGCGCAAGATCTGGGCGCTATTCTGTACAGCGCCACGCCGGAAGCCCACGATCGTGCCGTTGCATGGATTTCCCATAGTCCAGTGATGATCAGTGCCAGCCTCATTGCTGCTTGTCTGAAGGAAGCTGATGCTGAGGTGCTGCAACTAGCGCAAAACTTAGCCAGTTCAGGGTTTCGGGATACTAGCCGAGTCGGCGGGGGCAACCCAGAATTGGGATTACTGATGGCGCAACTGAATCGATCGGAAGTTTTGCGATCGCTAGACGCCTATCGTCAACAGTTAGATCAGGTCATTCAGCACATTCAACAGGAAAATTGGGAAACGCTAGGAGAAATCTTGCAGAAAACCCAAGAAGAAAGGCCAAAATTTCTACGTAAAGCCACTTAA
- the folD gene encoding bifunctional methylenetetrahydrofolate dehydrogenase/methenyltetrahydrofolate cyclohydrolase FolD — protein sequence MTTGQLLDGKALSAKMYAEMTAQVQDLQAQYGRPPGLAVLMVGDNPASAAYVGNKERACARVGITSFGRHFPADTTQAELEQAIRELNQDDRVDGILVQLPLPGDHLDDVQLLLTIDPDKDADGLHPDNLGRLVRGEPGLRSCTPAGVMELLKEYNIPLKGKKAVVIGRSILVGKPLALMLLEADATVTIAHSRTDDLAAVARSADILVAAVGRPNLVTADMVKPGAVVVDVGINRIATPDGKGRLVGDVDFESVKEVSSYITPVPGGVGQMTVAMLLHNTILSYRKKFEA from the coding sequence ATGACAACTGGTCAACTACTCGATGGAAAAGCCCTCTCAGCCAAAATGTATGCTGAGATGACCGCCCAGGTTCAGGATTTGCAAGCCCAGTACGGACGCCCCCCCGGATTAGCCGTTCTGATGGTGGGAGACAATCCTGCCAGTGCCGCCTATGTCGGTAACAAAGAGAGAGCTTGTGCCCGAGTGGGAATTACTTCCTTTGGTCGCCATTTCCCCGCCGATACGACCCAAGCGGAACTGGAACAGGCCATCCGGGAGCTGAACCAAGACGATCGAGTCGATGGGATTTTGGTGCAGTTGCCTTTGCCGGGAGATCATTTAGATGATGTGCAGCTTCTGCTGACGATCGACCCCGATAAAGACGCCGATGGACTCCACCCCGATAACCTGGGGCGCTTGGTGCGGGGAGAGCCCGGATTGCGCAGTTGTACCCCGGCGGGTGTGATGGAGTTGCTGAAGGAATATAATATTCCTCTTAAAGGCAAAAAAGCGGTAGTCATTGGCCGCAGTATTCTAGTGGGGAAACCCCTAGCACTCATGCTGTTGGAAGCCGATGCAACCGTCACGATCGCCCATTCGCGCACCGATGACTTGGCGGCGGTGGCACGATCGGCGGATATTCTGGTGGCAGCGGTGGGGCGGCCCAATCTGGTGACCGCCGATATGGTGAAGCCAGGAGCAGTGGTAGTTGACGTGGGGATCAATCGCATTGCGACCCCCGATGGCAAAGGTCGGTTGGTGGGCGATGTGGACTTTGAGTCCGTCAAAGAGGTGTCGAGCTACATTACCCCGGTTCCGGGGGGTGTGGGACAAATGACCGTGGCGATGCTGTTACACAATACAATTTTGAGTTACCGCAAAAAGTTTGAGGCCTGA
- a CDS encoding NUDIX hydrolase, whose protein sequence is MQDSRIQVAIAILHQDDRYLLQLRDNKPEIVYPAYWGLFGGHVEPGEHPDDAVGRELLEEIGYRAIDLQKFGCYADDKVIRHVYQASLTVGLDQLQLNEGWDMGLATVTEIQSGEKFSPIAKQIRPIGPTHQKALLDFIAQQTSALGN, encoded by the coding sequence ATGCAAGATTCCAGGATTCAAGTTGCGATCGCGATTCTGCACCAAGACGATCGTTACTTACTGCAACTGCGCGATAACAAGCCGGAAATTGTCTATCCAGCCTATTGGGGCTTATTTGGAGGCCATGTGGAACCGGGGGAACATCCCGATGATGCCGTGGGTCGGGAATTGCTGGAGGAAATTGGCTACCGCGCGATCGACCTGCAAAAATTTGGTTGCTACGCCGATGACAAGGTGATTCGTCATGTCTACCAAGCCTCGCTCACGGTAGGGCTGGATCAGTTGCAACTCAATGAAGGTTGGGACATGGGGCTAGCCACCGTTACGGAAATTCAATCAGGAGAAAAGTTTTCGCCGATCGCGAAGCAAATCCGACCGATCGGGCCAACCCACCAAAAAGCGCTACTCGACTTCATCGCCCAGCAGACTTCAGCCCTGGGAAATTGA
- a CDS encoding peroxiredoxin translates to MGLLPPMAQAMGGKLPPLEQAAPNFTLPATTGEGEVSLADYRGQWVVAYFYPQDFTSGCTIEARKFQQDLPAYRQRQTQILGISADSVNSHAEFCDSEGLKFPLLADEGGAVSKAYGSWLGIRSARHTFIVDPEGILRSIFLGVNPIVHSREVLAKLDELQATSPR, encoded by the coding sequence ATGGGTTTATTGCCTCCAATGGCCCAAGCCATGGGTGGAAAGTTACCGCCCCTGGAGCAAGCGGCTCCAAATTTCACGTTGCCTGCAACGACGGGAGAAGGCGAAGTCAGCCTAGCGGATTATCGTGGGCAATGGGTCGTGGCCTATTTTTATCCCCAGGATTTCACGTCTGGTTGCACGATCGAAGCCCGCAAGTTCCAACAGGATCTCCCGGCCTACCGTCAGCGGCAGACACAAATTCTCGGCATCAGTGCGGACTCTGTTAACTCCCATGCCGAGTTCTGTGACTCCGAAGGACTCAAATTTCCCCTGTTGGCCGATGAAGGAGGTGCAGTTAGTAAAGCTTATGGATCCTGGCTGGGGATTCGGTCAGCCCGTCATACGTTCATCGTGGATCCGGAAGGAATTCTGCGATCGATCTTTCTAGGGGTCAACCCGATCGTCCACAGTCGTGAAGTCCTCGCCAAGCTGGATGAGTTACAAGCGACCAGCCCGCGTTAA